The Setaria viridis chromosome 9, Setaria_viridis_v4.0, whole genome shotgun sequence sequence ATAATCAGCTGTGTTCAACTGGCAGTTGCTTAAAAGTAAAATTGAGTGGCATTTAATTCGAAGTCGCTTAAAAGTAAAAACGGATTAAACTATCAGCGTGTGTTATACTCAAATGGCACGTCACTCTGGTTCGATTTGATGGTAGAGATAAATATCTTACGATGCACTCAAAGCACGAAATAAAAGCACACCTTTCATCTCCATTGCATGGAAGATGCAACTGACCTCTCAACCACACCACCAACAGCTTGTACTGTCTGCAACTAACTCATTTTCTGCGCTTGTCTGCGATGATCGATGACAGGGCCGCCAAGAAACTTGCCTACATCACTTCTTGGGAGAACGCAAAGAAAGCAGAGATGGAGGCTGAGCTCAAAAAGATCGAGGTAGGCCAACAAGATGGTGACAAGTCACAATCACTGCAAGTTCTACAGGCAGTTCATCAGTAACACTTTGTACTGATTGCCATGGCATATGCAGGAGCaactggagaagaagaaggcggcaTACGAAGAGAAGCTGAAGAACAAGCTGGCCATGCTCCACAAGACCGCAGAGGAGAAGAGGGCGCTGACGGAGGCAAAGCGCGGGGAGGAGATCATCATGGCGGAGGAACTGGCCGCCAAGTACCGCGCCAAGGGAGAGGCTCCCACAAAGCTCTTCGGACTCTTGAAAGCATAAGAAATGTGGAAGGGGCACCCACGATCTCTGCCGACGAATACATATATGTTGGGACTGTTACTTGTAGAGTTGATGCATGGCCTGTTTGTGGTTTGTGAATGTGTACTTGAAGGCCACTGGTGTGTATTAATTTTGTTGTTGGAAAGGCTTGATATCTGGTGCAGTTTGTAAAAAGGAATTCTGTATATGCATAGGAGTGCAGCTCAGCTCTGATGGATGGATAccttgttgtttctttttccttttcatgaAAGTTTTGTCTGTTGGGAAATCAGTAATGCATTTTAAATTGGCAGTTCTAGCTGCCCGTTCTCCTTTATTGCAAGCAAAATCTGGAGCCTAGTGAAGACACTGTGCATACTGCAATGCATAACTAATGCAGAAAGAGCTCATGCTTTTACGATAGAACAAGAAATTCACATAAGACCAAATCCTAAATGCAACGGAGAAGGTAAGGCTCCTG is a genomic window containing:
- the LOC117840949 gene encoding uncharacterized protein, whose product is MAAEEAKKVEVEATKDIAEEKAVVPLPPPPAAKLDDKPADDSKAIVVVKDAAEKPAATGGSTERDAYLAKIVSEKRLTLITAWEESEKARAENRAAKKLAYITSWENAKKAEMEAELKKIEEQLEKKKAAYEEKLKNKLAMLHKTAEEKRALTEAKRGEEIIMAEELAAKYRAKGEAPTKLFGLLKA